CTCGCCACGCCCGCCGGTCGTGGAGGTGCCGGAGCTCGAGCCGAGCCGGCGCATCGGCGACATGCTCGCCGCCCTGCCCGTCCGTCCACGTCACCGCAGTATTGCCCTGGTTGGCCACGAGCCGTCGATGGGGGAGCTTGCAGCCCGGCTGTTGAAGGCGCACGAAGCTGTCCCGTTCAAGAAAGGTGCAATCTGCTGTATCGAAGTGACGGCGCTTCCTCCTTCCACGCCAGGAACCCTCCGCTGGTTTGCGACCCCGAAGATTTTGCGGAAACTCGGCGACTCGTAACGATCAAGGGATCGAGGGATCAAGGGATCGAGGGATCAAGGGATCGAGGGATCTAGGGCGCGGCAGGTTCGAGC
This genomic interval from Luteitalea sp. contains the following:
- the sixA gene encoding phosphohistidine phosphatase SixA gives rise to the protein MSELRTQNSKLTVSIELYLIRHAIAEQRGPAWPDDSKRPLTDEGIARMRRIVGGLGVLGVVVDVIFSSPYRRARQTADLIAEGLSPRPPVVEVPELEPSRRIGDMLAALPVRPRHRSIALVGHEPSMGELAARLLKAHEAVPFKKGAICCIEVTALPPSTPGTLRWFATPKILRKLGDS